One window of the Pieris brassicae chromosome Z, ilPieBrab1.1, whole genome shotgun sequence genome contains the following:
- the LOC123718754 gene encoding sodium-coupled monocarboxylate transporter 1-like: MDVVYFNWLDYLVFGAMLGLSALIGIYFAFFAKRKQNTTSEYLMGGKTMGMFPISMSLIASYISGISLLGLPAEMYTYGTQLWAIVLSEWIVSVTIAIVYLPVFYNLQITSTYEYLRLRFNQNVQLLGSIIFIIKMLLYIPIVIYVPALAFNQVTGINLHLITPIVCLVCIFYTTLGGIKAVVWTDTLQTILMYFGVIFIVIYGTWRIGGVGEVMRINEEGDRLEFFNMDPDPTIRHTFWTTVIGNYFSWLASCSVNQAMVQRCLALPSLKKARITILIMAVGIYVIVSLCCYTGLVVYATFASCDPLTTGAIRKSDQLLPYLVMTITGSIPALPGIFMSGVFSAALSTMSTGLNSMCGVIFEDLIRPAYNKPISEKTASFIMKIIVVIIGATCVALVLLVEHMGALIQAGKSLAGITAGSLLGLFTMGLFMPWINASGALAGGITSTLLVGWMSLGTQAAMLRGDIVIAAKPVSVAGCPGNITIPTISSQSSIEFDRSGTFFLYRISYFYYTLIGMLVCVFTGTIVSFFTDPNDPAMVHRDLLTPVIHRFLPLQSPQCIRPRLTQHDIELHAREMEELCAQAAFMKEKCAGIDDL, from the exons ATGGATGTGGTATACTTTAACTGGCTGGACTATCTCGTTTTCGGCGCGATGTTGGGCTTGTCAGCACTCATCGGTATATATTTTGCGTTCTTCGCTAAACGGAAACAGAATACCACATCCGAATACCTAATGGGTGGGAAGACTATGGGAATGTTTCCTATATCCATGTCGTTAATAGCTAG ttaTATATCGGGCATATCATTACTCGGTCTGCCAGCAGAGATGTATACATATGGCACGCAACTTTGGGCCATTGTGTTGTCTGAGTGGATAGTTTCAGTTACCATAGCAATCGTCTACTTACCAGTCTTCTATAACTTACAAATAACGTCTACCTATGAG TACTTGCGTCTCCGCTTTAACCAGAATGTGCAGTTGTTGGGttcgataatatttattataaaaatgttactcTACATACCGATCGTGATATATGTGCCAGCTCTCGCTTTTAATCAAG taacGGGTATTAATCTACACTTGATAACACCAATCGTGTGCCTTGTGTGCATTTTCTACACTACATTA GGCGGCATCAAAGCTGTTGTATGGACGGATACCCTACAAACAATACTAATGTATTTTGGAGTTATCTTCATTGTGATATATGGGACGTGGCGTATAGGAGGTGTAGGAGAGGTGATGAGGATCAATGAGGAGGGAGATCGTTTGGAATTCTTTAA TATGGACCCGGACCCAACAATTCGACACACCTTTTGGACTACAGTTATTGGAAACTACTTCAGTTGGCTGGCATCCTGCTCTGTAAACCAGGCAATGGTGCAGAGATGTCTCGCCCTTCCTTCGCTTAAGAAAGCACGCAT AACGATCCTGATAATGGCGGTGGGTATTTACGTGATCGTCTCCCTCTGCTGCTACACGGGTCTCGTGGTGTATGCTACATTTGCCTCTTGTGACCCACTGACAACTGGCGCTATCCGCAAGAGTGATCAGCTCCTCCCTTACTTGGTGATGACTATCACTGGATCCATTCCTGCCCTTCCCGGGATCTTCATGAGTGGCGTGTTCAGTGCAGCCTTGAG TACAATGTCGACCGGTCTCAACTCCATGTGTGGTGTCATATTTGAAGACCTCATCAGACCGGCGTATAACAAACCAATTTCGGAAAAAACTGCAAGTttcataatgaaaataattgttgttaTCATAG gagCAACGTGTGTGGCTTTAGTATTACTGGTGGAGCATATGGGCGCTCTGATCCAGGCGGGGAAAAGTCTTGCAGGCATCACAGCTGGAAGCCTGCTTGGTCTCTTTACGATGGGGCTCTTTATGCCTTGGATTAATGCCTCt GGTGCACTAGCAGGAGGCATCACATCCACTCTTCTGGTTGGTTGGATGTCACTTGGAACACAGGCGGCGATGTTACGAGGTGACATCGTGATCGCTGCTAAACCAGTCAGTGTAGCCGGATGTCCCGGAAATATTACCATTCCCACAATCAGTTCACAAAGTAGTATTGAGTTTGACAg ATCGGGAACATTTTTCTTGTATAGAATAAGTTATTTCTACTATACTTTAATTGGAATGTTGGTTTGTGTCTTCACTGGGACCATTGTGTCGTTCTTCACTGACCCAAACGACCCTGCTATG GTCCATAGAGATCTTTTAACGCCGGTGATACATCGCTTTTTGCCACTGCAAAGCCCTCAATGTATCAGGCCGAGGCTTACCCAACATGACATAGAACTACACGCCAGAGAAATGGAGGAGTTGTGTGCACAAGCTGCCTTCATG AAAGAAAAATGCGCTGGCATCgatgatttataa